The following are encoded together in the Sphaerodactylus townsendi isolate TG3544 linkage group LG14, MPM_Stown_v2.3, whole genome shotgun sequence genome:
- the LOC125443315 gene encoding carboxylesterase 5A-like, translated as MTQVEEHLQLAPGSIPSIFSYKDQILNFPDVTRGISRENATAWFQVVATIWGLSPESTQKVLDKYLGDTKDPIKIRDGFQELMGDSVFLVSSIQTARSYRDAGAPVYFYEFQHPLNMANNTRPDFVKADHGDEIPFVFGVPFLNGPELFISDDAEAEKQLSRTMMKYWANFARTGNPNGRGLVEWPRYDRNEGYLELNLQQRKAEKLKKKLVDFWFEILHGRKKKTGKEQETHSDL; from the exons AtgactcaagtggaagagcattTGCAGTTGGCCCCTGGTTCAATTCCAAGCATCTTCAGTTACAAGGATCAG atACTGAATTTCCCCGACGTAACACGTGGCATAAGTCGGGAGAATGCCACTGCATGGTTCCAGGTTGTGGCCACCATATGG GGGCTCTCACCTGAATCCACACAGAAGGTGTTGGATAAATATCTGGGAGACACGAAAGATCCTATCAAAATACGAGATGGCTTCCAGGAGTTGATGGGAGATTCCGTCTTTTTGGTTTCTTCTATTCAAACAGCTAGAAGTTATAGAG ATGCTGGCGCGCCTGTCTACTTTTATGAATTCCAGCACCCGCTCAACATGGCCAACAACACCAGGCCAGATTTTGTGAAGGCAGACCATGGTGATGAAATCCCTTTTGTCTTCGGAGTGCCATTCTTAAATGGCCCGGAACTCTTCATAA GCGATGATGCAGAGGCTGAGAAACAGCTTAGCAGGACAATGATGAAATACTGGGCCAACTTTGCTCGCACAGG aaatccaaatGGCAGAGGTTTGGTGGAGTGGCCACGCTATGACCGGAACGAAGGGTACCTGGAACTGAACCTGCAGCAACGGAAAGcggagaaactgaaaaagaagctGGTTGACTTCTGGTTCGAGATCTTACATGGTAGaaagaagaaaactgggaaagaacAGGAAACACATTCGGATCTTTAA